One region of Streptomyces rishiriensis genomic DNA includes:
- the bdeA gene encoding bis(hydroxyethyl) terephthalate hydrolase — protein MRTGAAHRATTGSPHRRSGQLARFATAIAAVVGLTTLSGPGAQAADNPYERGPAPTTASIEALRGPYAVSQTTVSSLAVTGFGGGTIYYPTSTGDGTFGAIAVAPGYTAGQSSIAWLGPRLASQGFVVFTIDTLTTLDQPDSRGRQLLAALDHLTQVSSVRTRVDSSRLGVMGHSMGGGGTLEAAKSRPSLQAAIPLTPWNLDKTWPEVTTPTLIVGSDGDTIAPVGSHAEPFYSSLPSSLDRAYLELNNATHFTPNSSNTTIAKYGISWLKRFIDNDTRYEQFLCPLPRPSTTIDEYRGNCPHTS, from the coding sequence GTGCGCACCGGTGCGGCCCACCGCGCCACCACCGGCTCCCCCCACCGCAGGTCCGGACAGCTCGCCCGGTTCGCGACGGCGATCGCCGCCGTCGTCGGCCTCACCACGCTCAGCGGCCCCGGCGCGCAGGCGGCGGACAACCCCTACGAGAGGGGCCCCGCGCCGACCACCGCGAGCATCGAGGCGCTGCGCGGCCCGTACGCGGTATCCCAGACCACCGTCTCCTCGCTCGCCGTGACCGGCTTCGGCGGCGGCACGATCTACTACCCGACCAGCACCGGCGACGGCACCTTCGGCGCGATCGCCGTCGCGCCCGGCTACACGGCCGGCCAGTCCTCCATCGCCTGGCTGGGCCCGCGGCTGGCGTCCCAGGGCTTCGTCGTCTTCACCATCGACACCCTCACCACGCTGGACCAGCCCGACTCCCGGGGCCGTCAGCTGCTCGCGGCCCTGGATCACCTCACGCAGGTCAGCTCCGTGCGTACCCGCGTCGACAGCAGCCGACTCGGCGTCATGGGCCACTCGATGGGCGGCGGCGGCACCCTGGAGGCCGCCAAGTCACGGCCCTCGCTCCAGGCCGCGATCCCGCTGACGCCGTGGAACCTCGACAAGACCTGGCCCGAGGTCACCACGCCCACGCTGATCGTCGGCTCCGACGGCGACACGATCGCCCCCGTCGGCAGCCACGCCGAGCCGTTCTACTCCAGCCTGCCGTCCTCCCTGGACCGTGCCTACCTGGAACTGAACAACGCCACCCACTTCACCCCGAACTCGTCGAACACGACGATCGCGAAGTACGGCATCTCGTGGCTGAAGCGCTTCATCGACAACGACACGCGCTACGAGCAGTTCCTGTGCCCGCTCCCGCGGCCGAGCACGACGATCGACGAGTACCGGGGCAACTGCCCGCACACCTCCTGA
- a CDS encoding PucR family transcriptional regulator, whose amino-acid sequence MNEEEPAPPEAAATLRALLAFEDGNAVRLLCAPAAPDTVVRRIAVGLDDLDDFGPPDGPDQPGGPRPGPGAGPDPGPGPGPGAGPGQSAGAGVLLLAVGAASDAGTVREAARRGACAVVLGCTGEEITGSQGTGPQITGPVQAGSHGTGSQVTGPLEAGPEATGPAATRSEVAGPEMSGPGMTGSQVAGPMEAARETGVALLVRAEGTGWAEAAALLRSALGYVRAGGADDGETLRGPETAPSLAVLAARVAAYVQGSITIEDTRLRVLAHSATGPGADPLRRTVILGGRVPDWRVAELRRSGLLRALWTSEDVIHRPADGENPERLVVAVRSGREVLGSIWAAADGAALAPDAARHLRTAAGLAAPLLVRERLSESGTAHRREAALRGLLHGLGDRRTHAWSLGLSPDAPCSVVVAERRPGARPDDRALDVLALEVSAHRPGTGILRDGDRLALFLAGDASATDHATAVLGLARELDAAVSSLPGPPAVWLGVGPVVTPERADLSYGRAGLVVRALREREARASAAGRPRPPRHADAAGAGAALEVLRILDAARPVWESGGGPVHDLIRTDLAAGGELVRTLAAYFDAGGDVPEAARRLVVHANTLRYRLGRVRDRYGVDLDDADTRLLLTLATRLVPPGTY is encoded by the coding sequence ATGAACGAGGAGGAACCGGCCCCGCCGGAGGCCGCCGCGACGCTGCGGGCCCTGCTGGCCTTCGAGGACGGCAACGCGGTGCGGCTGCTGTGCGCGCCCGCCGCGCCCGACACCGTCGTCCGGCGGATCGCCGTCGGCCTGGACGACCTCGACGACTTCGGCCCCCCGGACGGCCCCGATCAACCGGGCGGCCCTCGGCCGGGTCCAGGTGCAGGGCCGGATCCAGGTCCAGGACCCGGGCCGGGTGCAGGACCGGGGCAGTCGGCGGGCGCGGGCGTCCTGCTGCTGGCCGTGGGCGCCGCCTCGGACGCCGGCACCGTGCGCGAGGCCGCCCGCCGCGGGGCCTGCGCCGTCGTACTGGGTTGCACGGGCGAGGAGATCACCGGTTCGCAGGGGACCGGTCCGCAAATCACCGGTCCGGTGCAGGCCGGTTCGCACGGGACCGGTTCACAGGTCACCGGTCCGCTGGAGGCCGGCCCCGAGGCCACCGGTCCAGCGGCGACCCGTTCGGAGGTCGCCGGTCCGGAGATGTCCGGTCCAGGAATGACCGGCTCGCAGGTCGCCGGGCCGATGGAGGCTGCCCGGGAGACCGGCGTCGCGCTGCTCGTCCGCGCCGAGGGCACCGGCTGGGCCGAGGCAGCCGCGCTGCTGCGTTCGGCGCTCGGCTATGTCCGGGCCGGTGGGGCCGACGACGGCGAGACGCTCCGGGGCCCGGAGACGGCGCCTTCCCTCGCGGTCCTCGCGGCGCGGGTCGCGGCGTACGTGCAGGGGTCGATCACCATCGAGGACACGCGACTGCGGGTCCTGGCGCACTCCGCCACCGGACCCGGCGCCGACCCGCTGCGCCGGACCGTCATCCTCGGCGGCCGGGTGCCCGACTGGCGGGTCGCCGAGCTGCGGCGCAGCGGTCTGCTGCGCGCCCTGTGGACCTCCGAGGACGTCATCCACCGGCCCGCCGACGGCGAGAACCCGGAGCGGCTGGTCGTCGCCGTGCGCAGCGGCCGGGAGGTTCTGGGCTCGATCTGGGCCGCCGCCGACGGCGCCGCCCTGGCCCCGGACGCCGCTCGTCATCTGCGAACGGCCGCCGGGCTCGCCGCCCCGCTGCTGGTGCGCGAGCGGCTGAGCGAGAGCGGTACGGCCCACCGCCGGGAGGCCGCGCTGCGCGGTCTGCTGCACGGTCTCGGGGACCGGCGTACGCACGCCTGGTCGCTGGGGCTGTCCCCGGACGCGCCGTGCTCGGTGGTGGTGGCCGAGCGGCGGCCGGGTGCGCGGCCCGACGACCGGGCCCTGGACGTCCTCGCGCTGGAGGTCTCCGCGCACCGTCCCGGCACCGGGATCCTGCGGGACGGCGACCGGCTCGCGCTGTTCCTCGCCGGGGACGCCTCCGCGACGGACCATGCGACGGCCGTACTCGGCCTCGCGCGCGAACTGGACGCTGCCGTCTCGTCGTTGCCGGGCCCGCCGGCGGTGTGGCTGGGGGTCGGCCCGGTCGTCACCCCGGAACGGGCCGACCTGTCGTACGGGCGGGCCGGGCTCGTCGTCCGGGCACTGCGGGAGCGGGAGGCACGGGCGTCGGCCGCCGGACGGCCCCGGCCCCCGCGGCACGCCGACGCGGCCGGTGCGGGCGCGGCGCTGGAGGTGCTGCGGATCCTGGACGCGGCGCGTCCGGTGTGGGAGTCCGGCGGCGGGCCGGTCCACGACCTGATCCGCACGGACCTCGCCGCCGGCGGTGAGCTGGTACGGACGCTGGCGGCGTACTTCGACGCCGGAGGCGACGTCCCCGAGGCGGCACGCCGCCTGGTCGTGCATGCCAACACGCTCCGCTACCGGCTGGGCCGGGTGCGGGACCGGTACGGCGTGGATCTCGACGACGCCGACACCCGGCTGCTGCTGACGCTCGCGACCCGGCTGGTCCCGCCCGGGACGTACTGA
- a CDS encoding helix-turn-helix transcriptional regulator, which produces MTGQTTDGGGVRVVTGEPGCGRTAFLARAARSCPAALVVGVRADPVASAVPLGGLRALLRALGAPVGPWSATGPPWAVLLDALRAASVGRPMLVCVDDAHLWDAPTRAVLGRAAEHLRGNGRVGVLLSVSGHRPVDREFAALPVVRVDPLSPAEAAALLDEETGGALDRAVRDDLVDAAAGSPALLLAMVRRLSPAQIRGHRRLPGPSADAELLTGLAGGFLTGCTPAQEDLLLTVAAAVRDADDAEDRRTDLTLARRAAEQLRGSRPGAEAAPSFDPLPEVLVRVDGEVGFHSDLLRRAVYAGALPERRRAAHRALARALEEAGAAGLPVLLHRARSAAVPRRGTAAELAVAAGDQAHPRRLRCAAYTHAAGLTEDGARRAEWYTAAAEQALLGGRTHRALRLLDRARDSTAPTALRGRVELVRGTTVLYDGAVDEARASLLLAARLLAGSSPRQAQSALLAAADAAWAAGDAQGCLQVLSAGDGSPDTDPQPPPDVSAVLPRAQGGPTEVTVGAGGSAVLRDYRTGLRALLEGEFAQAAGPLRRLVADAEAVGGVAGAAGADEPDTALRAAAAALLLGDLAAARRAGARALAAARTPGTAAALARAREYLAYAELRAGRHTLARTHAEEGLRAAHRTGQRNTAAHHHAVLALAASIEGAPDEVAAHADTALATARRHGLVQAATLAEWATARADLARGRPREAVDRLGPLVCPGPRRGHFAVWMLAVPCLVEAAASTGRADGGVSEVVEEFARWAAFGADPQAPAQLTRCRALLAPADRSDALYRRALDLHDAAGGGDFERARTELLHGKWLRRRRRLSEARDRLGAALVGFERCGARPWADQARAELRAGGVAPGGGVRAMGLGPGLDGLTPQQLRIARCVAEGATNREVALTLSVSTRTVDYHLRKVFATLGVRSRVELVRMVEKAGQEG; this is translated from the coding sequence ATGACCGGACAGACGACCGACGGCGGCGGTGTGCGGGTGGTGACCGGTGAACCCGGTTGCGGCCGTACGGCGTTCCTGGCCCGCGCCGCCCGCTCGTGCCCGGCCGCGTTGGTGGTCGGTGTTCGGGCCGACCCGGTGGCGTCGGCCGTACCCCTCGGGGGTCTGCGCGCACTGCTGCGCGCCCTCGGCGCACCGGTGGGCCCGTGGTCCGCCACCGGCCCGCCCTGGGCGGTGCTCCTCGACGCCCTGCGGGCCGCCTCCGTCGGCAGGCCGATGCTGGTGTGCGTCGACGACGCGCATCTGTGGGACGCCCCCACCCGTGCCGTGCTGGGCCGCGCCGCCGAGCACCTGCGCGGGAACGGCCGGGTCGGCGTGTTGCTCAGCGTGTCCGGACACCGTCCGGTCGACCGGGAGTTCGCCGCGCTGCCGGTGGTCCGCGTCGACCCGCTCTCCCCGGCGGAGGCGGCCGCGCTTCTGGACGAGGAGACGGGCGGGGCCCTCGACCGGGCCGTGCGCGACGACCTGGTGGACGCGGCCGCGGGCAGTCCGGCGCTGCTGCTGGCGATGGTCCGGCGCCTGTCGCCCGCCCAGATCCGCGGTCACCGCAGGCTGCCGGGCCCGTCGGCCGACGCGGAACTCCTGACCGGGCTGGCCGGCGGCTTCCTGACCGGGTGCACGCCCGCGCAGGAGGACCTGCTGCTGACGGTCGCGGCGGCCGTACGGGACGCGGACGACGCGGAGGATCGCAGGACCGACCTGACGCTCGCCCGGCGCGCAGCGGAGCAGCTGCGGGGTTCCCGCCCCGGGGCGGAGGCCGCGCCTTCCTTCGATCCGCTGCCCGAGGTGCTGGTCCGGGTCGACGGCGAGGTCGGGTTCCACAGCGACCTGCTGCGCCGGGCGGTCTACGCGGGGGCGCTGCCCGAGCGGCGCCGCGCCGCGCACCGCGCGCTGGCCCGGGCACTGGAGGAGGCGGGGGCCGCAGGTCTGCCCGTGCTGCTGCACCGGGCCCGGTCCGCAGCCGTGCCCCGGCGCGGGACGGCGGCCGAACTGGCCGTGGCGGCGGGCGATCAGGCGCATCCGCGGCGCCTGCGGTGCGCCGCGTACACCCATGCCGCCGGACTGACCGAGGACGGCGCGCGGCGCGCGGAGTGGTACACGGCCGCCGCCGAGCAGGCCCTGCTCGGCGGTCGCACGCACCGGGCTCTGCGGCTGCTCGACAGAGCGCGGGACAGCACGGCGCCCACGGCGCTGCGCGGCCGCGTGGAGCTGGTACGCGGCACCACGGTCCTGTACGACGGCGCGGTCGACGAGGCCCGTGCGTCCCTGCTCCTGGCAGCCCGCCTGCTGGCCGGGTCGTCCCCACGCCAGGCCCAATCGGCCCTGCTGGCCGCAGCGGACGCCGCCTGGGCAGCGGGCGACGCCCAGGGGTGCCTGCAGGTGCTGAGCGCCGGCGACGGCTCGCCGGACACCGACCCACAGCCGCCCCCGGACGTTTCGGCGGTCCTGCCCCGGGCGCAGGGCGGGCCGACGGAGGTGACGGTGGGCGCCGGGGGCAGTGCCGTGCTGCGTGACTATCGCACCGGCCTGCGGGCCTTGCTAGAAGGGGAGTTCGCGCAGGCGGCGGGACCCCTGCGGCGGCTGGTGGCGGACGCGGAGGCGGTGGGCGGCGTGGCGGGTGCGGCCGGCGCGGACGAGCCGGACACGGCACTGCGCGCGGCTGCCGCCGCCCTGCTGCTGGGGGACCTCGCGGCCGCCCGTCGGGCCGGGGCGCGGGCCCTGGCCGCCGCCCGGACCCCCGGGACCGCCGCGGCCCTCGCGCGGGCCCGGGAGTACCTCGCCTACGCCGAACTGCGCGCCGGACGGCACACGCTGGCCAGGACGCACGCGGAGGAGGGACTGCGGGCCGCGCACCGGACGGGGCAGCGCAACACGGCCGCCCACCACCACGCCGTACTCGCCCTCGCCGCCTCGATCGAGGGCGCTCCCGACGAGGTCGCCGCCCACGCGGACACCGCGCTGGCCACCGCCCGGCGGCACGGCCTCGTCCAGGCCGCGACGCTGGCGGAGTGGGCCACGGCCCGCGCCGACCTCGCCCGCGGGCGTCCACGGGAGGCCGTGGACCGGCTGGGGCCGCTCGTGTGCCCGGGGCCCCGCAGAGGGCACTTCGCGGTGTGGATGCTCGCCGTACCGTGCCTGGTGGAGGCCGCCGCCTCGACCGGACGGGCCGACGGCGGCGTCAGCGAGGTCGTCGAGGAGTTCGCCCGGTGGGCCGCATTCGGCGCCGACCCCCAGGCCCCCGCCCAACTGACGCGCTGCCGTGCGCTGCTGGCCCCGGCGGACCGGTCCGACGCGCTGTACCGTCGCGCGCTCGACCTGCACGACGCGGCCGGCGGCGGCGACTTCGAGCGCGCCCGCACCGAACTGCTGCACGGCAAGTGGCTGCGCAGGCGGCGCCGGCTGAGCGAGGCCCGCGACCGTCTCGGCGCCGCCCTGGTCGGGTTCGAGCGCTGCGGCGCGCGCCCCTGGGCGGACC